One window of Nostoc sp. C052 genomic DNA carries:
- a CDS encoding lysozyme, giving the protein MTNLPTSGIDLIKEFEGCNLHAYPDPRTGGKPITIGWGATKKLDGSDWHLGESITQAQADEMLITQLEKDYLPPLQKIPSWNDLTTNQKGAILSFGYNLGANFYLASGFSSISRLLKNSDQWSDAKEVTRIFSLYCNPGSNVEAGLRRRRVAEAHLWLTQ; this is encoded by the coding sequence ATGACAAACTTACCAACATCTGGCATAGACCTAATTAAAGAGTTCGAGGGCTGCAACCTCCACGCTTACCCCGATCCGCGCACCGGAGGCAAACCCATAACTATCGGCTGGGGCGCTACTAAAAAGCTTGATGGCAGTGATTGGCACTTGGGAGAAAGCATTACCCAAGCCCAAGCTGATGAGATGCTAATTACTCAATTAGAGAAAGATTACCTACCTCCCCTACAGAAAATCCCCTCTTGGAATGACCTGACGACAAACCAGAAAGGGGCGATCTTGAGTTTTGGTTACAATTTGGGTGCTAATTTTTACCTTGCATCAGGCTTTAGCAGCATCAGTAGACTGCTGAAAAATTCTGACCAATGGAGCGATGCCAAGGAAGTAACAAGGATTTTCTCTCTGTACTGCAATCCAGGCAGTAACGTGGAAGCGGGTTTACGCCGCAGACGGGTTGCAGAGGCTCATCTTTGGCTCACGCAGTAG